From the genome of Candidatus Alcyoniella australis:
AAATACATCTAATCCACTATTACAAGCGCTTATTACAAGCCTTGCTTTCAACTAACTATAGCATGGTTTAGAAAAATTCCAAAATAGAAGTAAAATCGCCCCCTGACTGAGGCCTCCTGGAGCGGGAAAAGCCTGGATCCGCAATGGCGCACAGTCCGATGTATGTTTTCACCGTAACCCGCAGTAATCAGCAGAACTCCACGGCCCAATCTGACCCGTGGGAAAATTGAATTGGTCTAAGCTAGCGGCTTCTGGTGAATTTCCGCCGAAACGGTTGTCATCAATCGCAATGAACTGCAGTGCAACCCACTTCGACCTCTCGCCTGTTCCTGATCGCGCTGCTGGCTGCGGCGCTGATCTTCTGTGGCGCCTGCACGCAGATCGGCAACCACGATCAGGGCGACGACGATGCGCCCGACAACGCGGACGACGACGACCAAGATCTTGACGACGACGACCAGCAGCCGGACGACGATGACGACAGCGGCGGCGATGATGATGACGACTACGACCCCAGCGACACCACGATCTACGATATTCAGCAAGGTAGAGTGCCGGTCGAGACGGTTGTGACCTGCAAGGGCATAATCGTCACCTCTCCGCTGGCGATCGATACTCCGGGGATCTTCGTGCAGGAGCCCGAGGGCGGCGAGTATTCCGGTATCTTCCTCTTCCTCTACGATGAGGTCGTGGCCGAGCTCGACGTAGCGGTCGGCGACGTGGTCGACGTCACCGGGCTGTACACCGAGTACTACAATATGTCCGAGCTGACCGTTCAGAGCACCGCGGATCTGACGATCACCGGCAGCAACCAGAACGTGCTTCCCGAGGTGGTGCAACCGGCCGACGTGGCCAACGGCGGGTCCAAGTCCGAGGCTTTCGAGAGCGTGCTGGTCAAGGTCGAGGACGAGAGCGTGACCAACCGCCTGGGCCTGGCCCTGTTGCTCCACGCGCTATTCTGAGCAAAGGCCCAAAACAGCATATTTTACGCTTAAGTAGAACGCTTTTGTAAGAAAATACTTTACCTACCGGTTTTTGCTTTTTACGCGTTGATTATTACTGTTTATCAAATAGTTATCGCTTTAACCATAATAATCTGCTTTAGATGTTGCATACGAATTGGGATTTCAAATCACAGATTTCGTATAGGTTACGAAGCGCGTATAGTCGTTGAAATTGCTTGGTAATCGCGATTTGGCTCCATGCGATGTTCATATACTGCTTTCCCCTGTCGCGCAAGGTCTTGATTATTAAGAACAAAGTGCGATAGGTAAGCATACGATCAAACATTCGCAACTTGGCGCGATTTCCCTGTAATTCCGCGCGAGTACGATAGGGCTTAGTTGATCGCATAGGTTGAGTTTTCGCAGGTTTGTAAGTTGCTGATTCTAATGCGAAATAATCGTATGGAAATTTTGGCAAAACATTATGTCAACTACACGACTTCAGGCGCAAATTTCCTTTCGCCGTCCGAGATTTAGATTTCAATGAGCACCACTATATTTTACCAGTGGAGGGGGAGGCGTGTCAAATCATTTTAGACAAGGCGAGCGAAATTTGGCGTTCCAACGTAGATTCTTCACTTCGTTCAGAATGACAGCTAACGCTCTATATTCTTAATATCGTGTGTAATTTGTCATCCTGAGGCCCTGGGCCGAAGGATCTACGTGCGCACGTGGAATTTGTCTATAATGGACGATTGGTGGTTGTAGGGCGTAGACCCTTCACTTCGTTCAGGGTGACAGCCCGCGCGCGACCGACAGCGTTATATCGCCTTGTTATCATACGACAAACCGTCATCCTGAGCCGCAGGCGAAGGATCTACGTACGGATGGTGAATTTGTTGTGAACTGGCGTAAAACGCCCTACAACATGCCGCGCATGCGGTCGAGGTTGCGTTGTGCCCTCGCCACCTCTGCTTTGGCGCCGATCTGCTGATAGGCTTGAATCGCTTGTTCGACCAGCTTAATCGCCTCTTCAATTCTTCCTTGGTCCTTTCGAACAAGACCGATGGCCTCGGTTGTTAATGCCTCGCCCGCCTTATCGCCGATCTCTCGCTTAATTTTCATGCTCTGCTGGTATTGCTCCAGGGCGGCGTCCAAATCGCCGCGAAGCTGATGGATCCTGCCGATCTGGTGGAGGGATGAGGCGATGCCCGCCTTGTTGCCGATCTCGCGTTTAATTTTGATGCTCCGCTGGTAGTGCTCCAGGGCGGCGTCCAAATCGCCGCGATCCTGATGGATCCTGCCGATCTGGTGGAGGACGGCAGCCTGCTCCATTTTCGCGCCCAACTCGTCGAATATCTCTTGCGCCTGCTGGTATTGCTCCAGGGCGGCGTCCAAATCGCCGCGCTTCTGATTGATTATGCCGATCTGGTGGAGGGCCACGGCTTCATCACGCTTGTCATCGGCCTTTTTGAAAATCTGCCGACATTCTTCGTGCATGCGGATGGCTTCCAGGTATTCGCCTTGGTTCTGTAGCATGATTGCCAGATTGCCCAGAGCTGCCGCCCCACCTTTCCCCAAGCTACGCGCGCCGCGGACTAGGTCGGGAAGCATCTGCTGGACCGAGACCAGCCAATCAGTGGGTACGATGCCCTGCTTTTGTGCGATGTACTCCGAGAGCATATCCGCATAGTTCCCGAGGAGCTGAAGCTGCTTTACATGGGACTCGGGATCGAGTTTGCGCTGTAGGGTCTGGCGAACCAAGGAGTGGAAGGCGTAGGTTTTAACAGCGGGATAGCGGGCAACAGATCCGTTCTCCAGCAGGCTACGCTGGTGCAATGAAAAAAGTAGCTCGTTGGCGTAATCGGTCTGAGGCTGGTCGTCTTTAATCAACACGGCCATAATCGCCCCGGCCTCGGACACGAACTCGCCCTTGAAAACCGAACAGGCCCGCAGCATGCGTAGCTCGTCCGCGGGCAGGTTGCGCAGGCTGAGATCGAGTGAGTCGTCAAGGCTGCGCTGGTTCTCTTGCTCGGTCTCGACGCGCGCCTGGGGAAGCAGGTCCAGCACCTGCTCTACGGCGTCCTGGGCGTCAAGGGGCGACCTAGCGAGGAAACCACCGATCAGCCTGCACGACAACGGATGGTCGGCCAGCTTGGTCGCAATGCCGTCTAGCTGCTCGTCGC
Proteins encoded in this window:
- a CDS encoding tetratricopeptide repeat protein, yielding MGWIEWFNQLNNAVQIVITIAGGLIGLLGIYGVCVGLKSVIITLRHQKRLEGKIDTLLTYKPKPIEVSTTFDLSAIYAPSSFHGREKELDAIEALLQEHRVLTLLGMGGIGKSVLACKAAERVKDRFDAVWGFSFKTDITLQNFLNEIGKRLLGKPAIEGLSEKELKADVLNSLANGRRLLILDNFETVLAAIDNQDQAAIALKDYLSRIGSNTLLMFTSRRHPVGLDDEKTIKVVSPERQTAIDILCSALGDRQQDYSDEQLDGIATKLADHPLSCRLIGGFLARSPLDAQDAVEQVLDLLPQARVETEQENQRSLDDSLDLSLRNLPADELRMLRACSVFKGEFVSEAGAIMAVLIKDDQPQTDYANELLFSLHQRSLLENGSVARYPAVKTYAFHSLVRQTLQRKLDPESHVKQLQLLGNYADMLSEYIAQKQGIVPTDWLVSVQQMLPDLVRGARSLGKGGAAALGNLAIMLQNQGEYLEAIRMHEECRQIFKKADDKRDEAVALHQIGIINQKRGDLDAALEQYQQAQEIFDELGAKMEQAAVLHQIGRIHQDRGDLDAALEHYQRSIKIKREIGNKAGIASSLHQIGRIHQLRGDLDAALEQYQQSMKIKREIGDKAGEALTTEAIGLVRKDQGRIEEAIKLVEQAIQAYQQIGAKAEVARAQRNLDRMRGML